One stretch of Mangifera indica cultivar Alphonso chromosome 9, CATAS_Mindica_2.1, whole genome shotgun sequence DNA includes these proteins:
- the LOC123224890 gene encoding NAC domain-containing protein 90-like, translating to MEDLPTGFRFYPTEEELVSFYLLNQLEGQKQELHDVIPVMNLYDIEPWQLPKFAGRSCQGDTEQWFFFTPRQEREARGGRPSRTTPSGYWKATGSPNYVYSSDNRVIGVKKTMVFYKGKAPTGRKTKWKMNEYRAIEGGANPSKDAIPRLRHEFSLCRIYVVSGSFRAFDRRPLDASVRETRPPADGATTSTQDTTTVARTSSPETSYSGEDHIDLPETTGDTNLRMVDNQEMPLWDWEELDWP from the exons ATGGAGGATCTCCCAACTGGGTTTCGGTTTTATCCGACTGAAGAGGAGTTAGTTTCCTTCTATCTACTCAACCAGCTTGAGGGACAGAAACAAGAGCTGCATGATGTCATTCCAGTTATGAACCTCTATGACATAGAGCCATGGCAGCTTCCGA AGTTTGCTGGAAGGTCATGCCAAGGAGATACTGAGCAGTGGTTTTTCTTCACGCCGAGACAGGAGAGAGAAGCACGGGGTGGGCGACCCAGCAGAACTACACCTTCCGGGTACTGGAAGGCCACGGGCTCTCCTAATTATGTTTACTCCTCCGATAATCGAGTGATTGGAGTGAAGAAGACTATGGTTTTCTATAAGGGAAAGGCTCCAACTGGGAGAAAAACCAAATGGAAAATGAATGAGTATAGAGCCATTGAAGGAGGAGCCAATCCATCCAAGGATGCTATTCCAAGg CTTCGGCATGAATTCAGTTTGTGTCGAATCTATGTGGTGTCTGGAAGCTTTCGAGCATTTGACAGACGCCCCTTAGATGCTTCAGTAAGAGAGACACGACCTCCTGCTGATGGGGCTACAACATCAACTCAGGACACCACAACAGTAGCCAGGACAAGCTCACCAGAAACTTCGTACTCTGGAGAGGACCATATTGATCTTCCAGAGACTACAGGAGATACCAATTTGAGGATGGTTGATAATCAAGAAATGCCTCTATGGGACTGGGAAGAGCTGGATTGGCCTTGA
- the LOC123225385 gene encoding uncharacterized protein LOC123225385, translated as MAVPTTLLFALALSVSFQLSTCHEVLQGKVSCSDCHGDNDLKDFKVLVKCDKVKKLAVATTEDSGAFQVDLPSDSEKTPNPLNCLAKLLGGPVMLYVSKKNMVSKVVKGKDSKSFAISTPLAFSVSFPATLMKDGKCNPAAKFGSSKTVDLPLPKEWGLAPSSYYVPFFPIIGVP; from the exons ATGGCGGTTCCCACAACACTTCTTTTTGCATTGGCTCTGTCTGTCAGTTTCCAGCTTTCCACGTGCCATGAAGTCCTCCAGGGAAAAGTTTCTTGCTCCGACTGCCATGGCGACAACgatttaaaag aTTTCAAGGTTCTGGTGAAGTGCGACAAAGTGAAAAAGTTAGCAGTGGCCACCACAGAAGACTCAGGCGCCTTCCAGGTTGATCTTCCATCAGACTCTGAGAAAACTCCAAACCCTTTGAACTGTCTAGCGAAGCTTCTCGGAGGTCCAGTTATGCTCTATGTTTCCAAGAAAAACATGGTTTCCAAGGTTGTAAAAGGCAAAGATTCGAAGTCATTCGCCATCTCTACGCCTCTTGCCTTCTCCGTCTCCTTTCCTGCAACCTTAATGAAAGATGGAAAATGTAACCCCGCAGCCAAGTTTGGTTCCTCGAAGACAGTTGATTTGCCTCTTCCAAAGGAGTGGGGGCTTGCTCCATCAAGCTATTATGTTCCTTTCTTCCCCATCATCGGTGTTCCTTAA